From the genome of Elusimicrobiota bacterium:
TTAAGAACGAAATAACAAACACAGGGATTAACCCTAACATTTCCGTCGGTGCTTTATTGGTAAGATGTCTTGCAACCCGTATTCCGAGTAATTCAGATGGTGTAATAACTGCCGTCAGTAAAACACAAATTTTTAGTAACTTATCTGCATTTTCAATTTTTACTCTGCCACGCTCTGTTATATATGAACCAACCGCTACTATCAGCATCCAGTTTGCGATAAATATACCGATTACCAATTCATTATCAAAAAAAACAACCAATAATTCACGCAGAAGCAGAATCTGGTAACCAAGCGATACAAACCCAAGCAAAAAAAGTGATATCAATGCCATAAAATAAGTTTTATACCAAAATAAACGAGAATGATATTCGCGATTAACTTGAACACCAGATATAACTTTCCTAATTTTAATGCCAAGTTTGCCAACAAACCACTGAATATACCCAGAAGTATAAGTGGTGAAAAAAGTGTTCCGAGTCCAAATACCAGTCCGTTAAGAAATCCATAAAAAATATTTGCTGATTTACACGCTATATAAGTTAAAATACCGATAAGTGGTATACAAGGTGTAAGCCCGATAAAAAGACCGAGCAACAAACTGCCTGTTTGGGTTTTATTATTAAAATATCTATGAATAAAACTGCAGAATTTTATATTCTCTTTACCAAATTCGTATAACGGTAACAATAAAATTATTAGAATACCTGCAGTCTGCTTAAAAATATTTTTTTGGATACCGACTGTATTTACAAAAGCAACTGCCACCAAACCCAAAATACTGTAGGCAGCAATTCTACCAATAGAAAAAACAATCACCCATTTTAGCCCTTCTTTATGATTAAGCCCTTTTGCAAAAATATACGATGAAATAACAGGTGCACAAAATAAAAAACAGGGACCGAAACCAAACCCGAGCCCTGCAAGAAATAATTCTACCCAAACAGTCAAATTCATATCAATTTATGTTTTCTAGTTAGCGACAACGTGAAAACATTATTTTTGCCAGACACCGTATATTTTCTGACCGCAGATTTTACAACAACCGTTAACAACATTATTCTTGTCTACATAGAAACCGAGCCGTTTGATTAACAGTTTTTTGCATTTCGGACAGTATGTATTTTCACCTTCGTTACCCGGTGGAACATTACCAACATATACATATTTTAGTCCCTCATTCATTGCAATTTTTCTTAAGTTCTCAACGGTAGAAACTGGTGTTGTCGGATAATTCAGCATTTTGTATTCCGGATGAAATCGTGTGAAATGTAGTGGAACATCTGTTCCAATATTCTTTACAAGCCATCTTGCCATCTGACGCACTTCGTCGGGCTTATCATTAAGCGTAGGCACAACAAGATACACAATCTCTAAATGAACACCGGCTTGTTTTACCGTTTTTATTGTTTCTAAAACAGGCTCAAGTTGCGCACCGACAATATCTTCATAGTATTTTTTATTGAACGATTTTAAGTCAACTTTGTAAGCATCAACATATTTCAAAAGTTTTTTCAGAGGTTCAGGATTGATATATCCGCATGAGACAACCACATTTTTCAGTCCTTCTTTTTTTGCTAATGACGAAATTTCAATCATATATTCGTAAAAAACTGTTG
Proteins encoded in this window:
- a CDS encoding sulfite exporter TauE/SafE family protein gives rise to the protein MNLTVWVELFLAGLGFGFGPCFLFCAPVISSYIFAKGLNHKEGLKWVIVFSIGRIAAYSILGLVAVAFVNTVGIQKNIFKQTAGILIILLLPLYEFGKENIKFCSFIHRYFNNKTQTGSLLLGLFIGLTPCIPLIGILTYIACKSANIFYGFLNGLVFGLGTLFSPLILLGIFSGLLANLALKLGKLYLVFKLIANIILVYFGIKLILWH
- the amrS gene encoding AmmeMemoRadiSam system radical SAM enzyme, with product MKKKRWLVLFVSIFLLFSGFQIAPFGNDISCQLFTCLYTQGFPKYDDTKVLPKEAQFYEKLPNDFVKCGLCPWRCTIAPNQRGVCRTRENKDGKLYTLTYSRPCTINVDPIEKKPFFHFLPSEAAFSIATAGCNVGCKFCQNWQISKIMPDESSALYITPEDIVRTAKKSGAKVIAYTYTEPTVFYEYMIEISSLAKKEGLKNVVVSCGYINPEPLKKLLKYVDAYKVDLKSFNKKYYEDIVGAQLEPVLETIKTVKQAGVHLEIVYLVVPTLNDKPDEVRQMARWLVKNIGTDVPLHFTRFHPEYKMLNYPTTPVSTVENLRKIAMNEGLKYVYVGNVPPGNEGENTYCPKCKKLLIKRLGFYVDKNNVVNGCCKICGQKIYGVWQK